A DNA window from Mucilaginibacter xinganensis contains the following coding sequences:
- a CDS encoding glucose-1-phosphate adenylyltransferase produces the protein MTSKVISIVLGGGQGSRLAPLTTTRSKPAVPIAGKYRLVDIPISNCLHSGIHRIYVLTQFNSASLNKHIKNTYHFSNFSEAFVDILAAEQTPTNVGWYQGTADAVRQSLHHLAVHDFEYVLILSGDQLYQMDFAHMIEQHIAANADISIATIPVHANDVPGFGILKTDAESLITSFIEKPKTNFESWASDVSPQMAAEGRVYLASMGIYIFNKKLLYELLEGNDHTDFGKEIIPQSIINHKVLSYQYEGYWTDIGTIPSFFEANIGLTDDIPKFNLFDKHPIYTRARMLPPSKMSGTHVDKVIIADGCIINASQLTRALIGIRSRIGFETIIENCYMMGSDNYQTLEQIAELHESQSPVMGIGDRCHIKNAIIDKNASIGDDVQINCGEPLENGDYGAYVVQDGIVIVKKRAVIPNGTII, from the coding sequence ATGACCTCTAAAGTAATTTCCATTGTTCTGGGCGGTGGCCAGGGCAGCCGGTTGGCACCCTTAACCACAACACGTTCAAAACCCGCAGTACCAATTGCCGGCAAATACCGGTTGGTTGATATTCCCATCTCAAACTGCCTGCACTCAGGTATTCACAGAATTTATGTGTTAACGCAGTTTAACTCGGCATCGTTAAACAAGCACATCAAAAACACGTACCACTTCAGCAACTTTAGCGAGGCATTTGTTGATATCCTGGCTGCAGAACAAACCCCAACCAATGTTGGCTGGTATCAGGGCACTGCTGATGCAGTACGGCAAAGCTTACACCACCTGGCTGTACATGATTTTGAATATGTGCTCATCCTGTCGGGCGACCAGTTGTACCAAATGGATTTTGCGCACATGATTGAGCAGCACATTGCGGCCAATGCCGATATTTCTATAGCAACCATACCCGTGCATGCAAATGATGTACCGGGCTTTGGAATTTTAAAGACCGATGCCGAGAGCCTGATCACATCATTTATAGAAAAACCAAAAACCAATTTTGAAAGCTGGGCATCAGATGTGAGCCCGCAGATGGCGGCTGAAGGCAGGGTTTACCTGGCATCAATGGGGATCTATATTTTCAATAAAAAACTTTTATATGAGTTGCTGGAAGGTAATGACCATACTGATTTCGGTAAGGAGATCATCCCGCAATCCATAATAAACCATAAGGTGTTAAGCTACCAGTATGAAGGTTACTGGACTGATATTGGTACCATCCCATCATTTTTTGAGGCAAACATTGGTTTAACTGATGATATTCCGAAGTTTAACCTGTTCGACAAGCACCCGATCTATACCCGGGCACGCATGTTGCCGCCGTCTAAAATGTCGGGCACGCACGTTGACAAAGTTATTATTGCCGATGGTTGTATTATCAATGCCAGCCAGCTAACCCGCGCTTTAATTGGTATCCGTTCGCGAATTGGATTTGAAACCATTATTGAAAACTGTTATATGATGGGTAGCGATAATTACCAAACCCTTGAGCAGATAGCGGAATTGCATGAAAGCCAGTCGCCGGTGATGGGTATTGGTGACAGGTGCCACATAAAAAATGCGATTATTGACAAAAACGCCAGTATCGGCGATGATGTGCAGATCAACTGCGGTGAGCCGCTTGAAAATGGCGACTACGGCGCATACGTTGTTCAGGATGGCATCGTAATAGTTAAGAAAAGGGCCGTAATTCCAAACGGAACTATTATATAA
- a CDS encoding lactonase family protein: protein MRKFLILISLLFPVLIYAQKKKAGPPSTYDLLIGTYTKGKSKGIYVYRFYAEKGKLEYLNQIDGVSNPSYLTVSDNNKFVYAVNEDGKKGEVSAFKFNAKLGKLEFINKQSSLGADPCYISVDKDQKNAFVANYSSGSIAVLPINKDGSLANGIQTLHDDGHSVNKDRQEAAHVHTAVLSPDEKYVLYTDLGTDKLHITRYKPGKANPLTDAKPAYVTVTPGDGPRHLVFSNDKKHVYLITEMGSNVYVYDYDNGKLKQKQKVSFLIPGFKGQTAGAAVHLTPDGKFLYASNRLETNTITGFAVNEETGELTQVDQVSTFGKNPRDFAIDPNGNFLLVANQDSDSIFIYKLNKETGKLALIQGMTEIGNPVCLKFTSAE, encoded by the coding sequence ATGAGAAAATTCCTGATATTAATTTCACTGTTATTTCCGGTGCTTATTTATGCGCAAAAAAAGAAGGCCGGACCTCCCTCAACTTATGACCTGCTGATAGGCACTTACACCAAAGGCAAAAGCAAAGGTATTTACGTATACCGCTTTTATGCAGAAAAAGGCAAACTGGAATATTTAAATCAAATTGATGGCGTTAGTAACCCTTCGTACCTAACCGTGTCTGACAATAATAAATTTGTATATGCAGTTAATGAGGATGGAAAAAAGGGTGAAGTAAGTGCATTTAAATTTAATGCAAAATTAGGTAAGCTTGAGTTTATCAACAAACAATCGTCATTAGGTGCCGATCCCTGCTATATTTCTGTAGATAAGGATCAGAAAAATGCATTCGTAGCTAACTACAGCAGCGGCTCAATTGCAGTGCTGCCCATCAACAAAGACGGATCATTGGCAAACGGCATCCAAACCTTGCATGATGACGGGCATAGTGTTAATAAAGACAGGCAGGAAGCCGCTCACGTACACACCGCGGTGCTATCGCCTGATGAAAAATATGTTTTATACACTGACCTTGGAACCGATAAGCTGCACATAACCCGCTATAAGCCCGGAAAAGCAAACCCGCTTACCGACGCTAAGCCGGCTTATGTTACGGTAACGCCCGGAGATGGACCGCGCCACCTGGTATTTTCAAACGATAAAAAACATGTTTACCTGATCACTGAGATGGGATCAAACGTGTATGTTTATGACTATGATAACGGGAAACTAAAACAAAAGCAAAAGGTCTCGTTTTTAATTCCCGGCTTTAAGGGACAAACCGCTGGCGCTGCCGTACACCTTACGCCCGACGGAAAGTTTCTTTATGCATCAAACCGCTTAGAAACCAATACCATTACCGGATTTGCTGTAAATGAAGAAACCGGCGAACTGACACAGGTTGACCAGGTATCTACCTTTGGGAAAAATCCCCGCGACTTTGCGATAGACCCTAACGGTAATTTCCTGTTGGTGGCAAACCAGGACAGCGACAGCATTTTCATTTACAAATTAAACAAAGAGACCGGTAAATTGGCGCTTATACAGGGGATGACTGAAATAGGAAACCCCGTTTGTTTGAAATTTACTTCCGCCGAATAA
- a CDS encoding pseudouridine synthase encodes MAFNRPGNSRDDKSGRSSNKASKAGDRPKRSTSSRGNSTPGSDQPKSSRPSKKYNSEAPGEKRSFSSSGSKSSFDKPASSFSGGPGEKKAFTGKSRPYSGRPSDGESSGEKRAFAPKSRPYTGRVADNDPRPGKSFGGERTGDKKPFASRSKSSPGSFNADDRPKRSFGGERTGDKKPFAPRAKSSGGSFNADDKPKRSFGGDSKFAGRPSSGTGFKRPASDRPNDTDRPQRSKPTYDKITKDRDAPERTMRGRKKGPESKDTGLIRLNRYISNAGICSRRKADELIAAGVVSVNGTVINELGHKVDPMKDEIRYNGELLKREKMVYVLLNKPKDYITTTEDPQERRTVMHLVEKASKERIYPVGRLDRNTTGLLLMTNDGDLADKLSHPRNSITKLYQVELNKSLTQGDMNKIGFGLELEDGAIKPDSISYVAGGSKREIGIQIHSGKNRIVRRIFEHLGYEVVKLDRAVYANLTKKDLPRGRWRFLEEKEVIQLKHLIQ; translated from the coding sequence ATGGCATTCAACAGACCAGGGAACAGTCGCGACGACAAATCCGGCAGATCATCAAACAAGGCTTCAAAGGCCGGTGACAGGCCAAAAAGATCAACCTCATCAAGAGGAAATTCTACACCAGGTTCTGATCAACCCAAAAGTTCCCGACCATCAAAAAAATATAACAGCGAAGCACCCGGCGAAAAAAGATCTTTTTCATCATCGGGCAGCAAAAGCAGTTTCGACAAACCGGCAAGCAGTTTTAGCGGCGGCCCGGGCGAGAAGAAAGCATTTACCGGAAAAAGCAGGCCATACAGCGGACGGCCATCAGATGGTGAGTCATCCGGCGAAAAAAGAGCGTTTGCACCAAAAAGCAGGCCATATACCGGCAGAGTGGCTGACAATGATCCACGACCAGGAAAAAGCTTTGGCGGCGAAAGAACAGGTGATAAAAAACCTTTTGCATCGCGCAGCAAATCGTCACCAGGTTCATTTAACGCCGATGACCGGCCTAAAAGAAGCTTCGGTGGCGAAAGAACAGGAGACAAAAAACCTTTTGCACCGCGCGCAAAATCATCAGGCGGTTCATTTAACGCTGATGATAAACCGAAAAGAAGCTTTGGCGGAGACAGCAAGTTTGCGGGCAGGCCTTCTTCAGGAACCGGGTTTAAAAGACCAGCGAGCGACAGGCCAAATGATACCGACAGGCCGCAACGCTCAAAACCCACATACGATAAAATAACAAAAGACCGCGACGCTCCGGAAAGAACTATGCGCGGCCGCAAAAAGGGCCCTGAAAGTAAAGATACCGGCTTGATAAGACTGAACCGTTACATTTCAAATGCAGGTATCTGCTCACGCCGCAAGGCTGACGAACTGATAGCCGCAGGCGTGGTTTCTGTTAACGGAACAGTAATAAATGAACTTGGGCATAAGGTTGATCCGATGAAGGATGAGATCCGCTATAACGGCGAATTGCTTAAGCGCGAGAAAATGGTTTATGTATTGTTAAATAAGCCGAAAGATTATATAACTACTACTGAAGATCCGCAGGAGCGCCGTACCGTAATGCACCTGGTTGAAAAAGCCAGCAAAGAACGCATCTACCCGGTTGGCCGCCTTGACAGGAACACTACAGGTTTGCTTTTAATGACCAACGACGGTGATCTTGCCGACAAACTTTCACACCCGCGTAACAGCATCACCAAGTTGTACCAGGTTGAGCTGAACAAAAGCTTAACACAAGGCGATATGAATAAAATTGGCTTCGGGCTTGAACTTGAAGATGGGGCGATAAAACCTGATTCTATATCATACGTCGCAGGTGGTTCAAAAAGAGAGATCGGCATCCAGATTCACAGCGGCAAAAATCGTATTGTACGCCGTATATTTGAACATTTAGGCTACGAAGTGGTAAAACTGGATAGAGCCGTATATGCCAACCTTACCAAAAAGGATCTTCCGCGCGGACGCTGGAGATTTTTAGAGGAAAAGGAAGTTATCCAGTTGAAGCACTTAATTCAGTGA
- a CDS encoding lytic transglycosylase domain-containing protein codes for MTKRHLITCSVIVLLVIISAFNICGIKAVPTTDIHNVKATLPVDKSEKFSPRISSFIFKAAEAVNDYTFANEAIPIRNASVTRKLNRSLQKHSFKCVQSNVLQSKAEKLFPIIEPILKAYGIPDDFKYIPLVESGLCEGTSPKGARGLWQFMPGTARTYGLKVGHGIDERLNVHKSTVAACKYIKELYAEFNSWTLAAAAYNNGSIKLEKVINKQNEDNYFRMHLNRETGAYVYNLIAMKAIITQPNKYGYKYYKTVNANSGTIELLAIN; via the coding sequence ATGACAAAGAGACACCTAATTACGTGCTCCGTAATAGTGCTGCTGGTTATCATTTCAGCGTTCAATATTTGTGGTATAAAGGCTGTGCCAACCACCGATATTCACAACGTAAAGGCTACGTTACCCGTTGATAAATCGGAAAAATTTAGCCCGCGCATTTCATCATTCATTTTCAAAGCAGCAGAAGCTGTGAATGATTATACCTTCGCTAATGAAGCTATACCAATCAGAAATGCCAGTGTAACCCGCAAGTTGAATCGTTCGCTTCAAAAGCATAGTTTTAAATGCGTTCAATCTAACGTTCTGCAAAGCAAAGCAGAAAAACTGTTCCCGATTATCGAACCCATTTTAAAAGCGTACGGAATTCCGGACGATTTTAAATACATTCCCTTAGTCGAGTCGGGTTTATGCGAAGGAACGTCGCCAAAGGGTGCGAGGGGTTTATGGCAATTTATGCCAGGGACTGCGCGTACCTACGGACTTAAAGTAGGGCACGGAATTGATGAGCGTTTAAATGTGCACAAATCAACTGTGGCAGCATGTAAATACATCAAAGAGTTATACGCAGAGTTCAACAGCTGGACGCTTGCCGCTGCCGCCTACAACAACGGATCTATTAAATTAGAAAAGGTTATTAATAAACAGAATGAGGATAATTATTTCCGCATGCATTTAAACCGCGAAACCGGGGCTTATGTTTATAACCTGATTGCTATGAAAGCAATTATTACCCAGCCTAACAAGTACGGCTACAAATATTATAAAACGGTTAATGCTAACAGCGGAACAATTGAACTGCTGGCAATTAACTAA
- the uvrA gene encoding excinuclease ABC subunit UvrA, producing MNKTSIDLGEQNEVEVYGARVHNLKNIDVSFPRNQLVVITGLSGSGKSSLAFDTIYAEGQRRYMETFSAYSRQFMGGMERPDVDKVSGLSPVIAIEQKTTSKNPRSTVGTITEIYDFMRLLFARTGEAYSYVSGEKMERMSEDQILKTISEKFNGEPVNILAPVVKARKGHYRELFEQIRKQGYLKVWIDGAIADVEPKMQVDRYKIHDIDIVVDRLVVSENDTKRLYTSIQAALKIAKGIIRIGDKDNNVAYYSKYLMDPISGISYDEPQPNTFSFNSPYGACEKCNGLGYIFEVDEASVIPNPKLSILNGGLAPLGEYRETWIFQVLKALAKKYEFSLSVPIEKLSKDHLDIILNGSTEMITVAVEYNKWNVQSYQVAFDGIIRMLEEQQERRSEEGMDDMENYRVLRTCPVCDGARLKKESLHFKIDGKNIFELACMDIRTLQEWFANLEDRLSERQNVIAKEILKEIRARIVFLLDVGLNYLTLDRTAKTLSGGEAQRIRLATQIGSQLMNVMYILDEPSIGLHQRDNERLINALKNLRDLGNTVLVVEHDKDMILHADHVIDMGPAAGVHGGQIVAQGTPEELMKAHTLTTSYINGEREIAIPKTRREGNGKVLSLKKATGHNLKKVSVDFPLGKLIGITGVSGSGKSSLITETLYPVLNHHFFRAKKHPLPYEKIEGLEHIDKVIEIDQTPIGRTPRSNPATYTGVFSDIRNLYVQLPESRIRGYKPGRFSFNVKGGRCETCQGAGLKVIEMNFLPDVQVPCEECGGRRYNRETLEVRYRGKSISDVLDMSIEDATPFFEHIPAIYRKVKTLFDVGLGYITLGQSSTTLSGGEAQRVKLATELSKKDTGNTFYILDEPTTGLHFEDINVLLGVLQQLVDKGNTVLVIEHNLDVIKVVDHVIDLGPEGGSGGGKILFSGTPEGLCKVKESFTGQFLKKEMGLK from the coding sequence ATGAATAAAACATCCATCGACCTGGGCGAGCAAAATGAAGTTGAAGTGTATGGGGCCAGGGTACATAATTTAAAAAATATTGATGTTTCTTTTCCGCGCAATCAACTGGTGGTAATTACCGGTTTAAGTGGCAGCGGAAAATCATCCCTGGCATTTGATACGATTTACGCCGAGGGACAACGCCGTTACATGGAAACGTTTTCGGCCTACTCGCGCCAGTTTATGGGTGGGATGGAGCGGCCGGATGTTGATAAGGTTTCGGGCCTTAGCCCCGTTATTGCGATTGAACAAAAAACAACCAGTAAAAATCCACGGTCAACTGTTGGTACAATAACTGAGATCTATGATTTTATGCGTTTGCTTTTTGCCCGCACCGGCGAGGCTTATTCCTACGTAAGCGGCGAGAAGATGGAACGCATGTCTGAAGATCAGATCCTGAAAACCATTTCCGAAAAATTTAATGGTGAACCGGTGAATATCCTTGCCCCGGTAGTAAAGGCCAGGAAAGGACATTACCGCGAACTTTTTGAGCAGATTCGCAAACAAGGGTATCTTAAAGTTTGGATCGACGGTGCAATTGCCGACGTTGAACCAAAAATGCAGGTGGATAGGTACAAAATCCACGACATAGACATTGTTGTTGACAGGCTGGTGGTTAGCGAAAATGATACCAAGCGCCTCTACACCTCTATACAGGCAGCTTTAAAAATAGCAAAAGGAATTATCCGCATAGGCGATAAGGACAACAATGTAGCTTATTACAGTAAATATTTAATGGACCCTATTTCGGGCATCTCATATGATGAGCCACAGCCGAATACTTTTTCGTTTAACTCACCTTATGGTGCCTGCGAGAAGTGTAATGGGCTGGGATATATTTTTGAGGTTGATGAAGCTTCTGTTATTCCCAACCCTAAGCTTAGTATTCTTAACGGCGGCCTTGCGCCACTTGGCGAGTACCGCGAAACATGGATTTTCCAGGTGTTAAAAGCGCTTGCCAAAAAGTATGAATTTTCTTTATCGGTACCGATAGAGAAACTTTCAAAAGATCACCTGGATATCATCCTGAACGGATCAACTGAAATGATTACCGTTGCCGTTGAATACAACAAGTGGAACGTACAAAGTTACCAGGTTGCTTTTGATGGCATTATCCGCATGCTTGAAGAGCAGCAGGAGCGCCGGAGTGAAGAAGGGATGGATGATATGGAAAACTACCGGGTTTTAAGAACCTGCCCGGTTTGCGATGGTGCTAGGCTAAAAAAGGAATCGCTTCATTTTAAGATTGACGGTAAAAATATTTTCGAGCTGGCTTGTATGGATATCCGTACCCTGCAGGAATGGTTTGCCAATTTAGAAGATCGCCTGAGTGAACGCCAGAATGTTATTGCCAAAGAGATCTTAAAGGAAATACGGGCGAGGATTGTGTTTCTGCTGGATGTTGGCTTAAATTATTTAACGCTTGACAGGACCGCCAAAACACTGTCGGGCGGCGAGGCACAGCGCATTAGGCTGGCAACGCAAATTGGGTCGCAGCTCATGAATGTCATGTACATTTTAGATGAACCAAGTATTGGCTTGCACCAGCGTGATAACGAACGCTTAATAAATGCGCTGAAAAATCTGCGCGACCTGGGTAATACGGTATTGGTTGTTGAGCATGATAAGGATATGATACTGCATGCCGACCATGTGATAGATATGGGGCCCGCCGCCGGTGTGCATGGCGGTCAAATAGTAGCGCAGGGAACCCCCGAAGAGTTAATGAAGGCCCACACGCTTACCACATCATACATAAACGGGGAACGCGAAATTGCGATACCTAAAACAAGGCGCGAAGGCAATGGGAAAGTGCTGAGCCTTAAAAAGGCAACCGGCCACAATTTAAAAAAAGTGTCTGTTGATTTTCCTTTGGGTAAGTTAATAGGCATCACAGGTGTATCGGGCAGCGGCAAGTCAAGCCTGATAACGGAAACTTTATATCCTGTTTTAAATCACCACTTTTTCAGGGCCAAAAAACATCCCCTTCCTTACGAAAAAATTGAAGGCCTGGAGCATATTGATAAGGTGATTGAAATTGATCAAACACCAATCGGACGTACGCCGCGTTCAAATCCTGCAACTTATACCGGCGTGTTTTCTGACATCAGGAACCTGTATGTACAGTTACCCGAATCAAGGATCAGGGGCTACAAGCCCGGTCGTTTTTCCTTTAACGTAAAGGGCGGCCGTTGCGAAACTTGCCAGGGTGCAGGTTTGAAAGTTATAGAAATGAACTTTTTGCCCGATGTGCAGGTGCCCTGCGAAGAGTGCGGCGGCAGGAGGTACAACCGCGAAACGCTGGAAGTAAGGTATCGCGGTAAGTCCATCAGCGATGTGCTGGATATGAGCATTGAGGATGCCACCCCGTTTTTTGAACATATCCCGGCTATTTACAGAAAGGTTAAAACACTGTTTGATGTAGGCTTGGGTTATATAACGTTAGGGCAATCATCAACAACCCTGTCAGGAGGTGAGGCACAACGTGTTAAACTGGCTACTGAACTCTCCAAAAAAGACACAGGGAATACGTTTTATATATTGGACGAGCCTACTACTGGTCTGCATTTTGAGGATATTAACGTTTTGCTGGGGGTATTGCAGCAATTGGTTGATAAAGGCAATACTGTGCTGGTAATTGAGCATAACCTGGATGTGATAAAGGTTGTGGATCATGTAATTGACCTTGGTCCTGAGGGCGGTTCAGGTGGCGGAAAAATCCTTTTCAGCGGAACGCCTGAAGGTTTGTGTAAAGTTAAAGAAAGCTTTACCGGGCAGTTTTTGAAAAAGGAAATGGGATTAAAATAA
- a CDS encoding type II toxin-antitoxin system Phd/YefM family antitoxin: MQVTTYTNFRQQLKSYLDKVRNSHTPLFVTSANGEDVVVLSKSDYESMEETFYLLKSPKNAARLLKSLEDYENGLVEERKLIEE, encoded by the coding sequence ATGCAGGTTACGACTTATACAAATTTTCGCCAACAATTAAAGTCATATCTGGATAAGGTAAGAAATAGTCACACACCTCTTTTTGTTACTAGTGCTAATGGGGAAGATGTGGTTGTGCTTTCAAAATCCGATTATGAAAGTATGGAAGAGACCTTTTATTTGCTTAAAAGTCCGAAGAATGCAGCTAGATTGCTAAAAAGCCTTGAGGATTACGAAAATGGGCTAGTTGAGGAAAGAAAGCTTATCGAAGAATGA
- a CDS encoding Txe/YoeB family addiction module toxin: MKVVFLDQAWEDYLYWQNTDKATLKKVNSLLKEIEQMPFEGNGREPLKHNFAGWWSRRINLEHRLVYKIDDKAIVILQCRYHY, encoded by the coding sequence ATGAAGGTGGTTTTTCTTGATCAGGCCTGGGAAGACTATCTATACTGGCAAAATACGGATAAGGCGACTTTAAAAAAGGTAAATTCATTATTAAAAGAAATCGAGCAAATGCCATTTGAAGGGAATGGAAGAGAACCCCTAAAACACAATTTTGCTGGCTGGTGGTCACGACGGATAAATCTCGAACATAGGCTGGTATATAAAATTGATGATAAGGCTATTGTGATACTGCAATGCAGATATCATTATTAA
- a CDS encoding NAD(P)H-hydrate dehydratase, producing the protein MLPLLTAPQIREADAYTIANEPISSIDLMERAAKAFVGWFLNHFPDKKKTITVYCGTGNNGGDGLAIARMLDDHQYKKLKVKVARFSDKASDDFNANLKRLRQTGIPITEIRPGDSFTSDESGVIIDALLGTGLNKPLEGDYKKLVSHINSLGKTVVAVDVPTGFFSEGEIPANTLALRTDLVITFQQPKINFLLPESAEWIECWEAVNIGIDEKFVHSLKSPYQAVEEKDIRRLLRPRHKFTNKGTYGHALLVAGQEETMGAALLSAAACSYAGAGLTTACVPKSGLNALNSYMPELMAIVRNGAEIPLIEWGKFSSIGIGPGLGKTEESMALFADILSNCKRPMVIDADALNLLAQYRELWSGIPENSILTPHMKEFDRLFGEHTSWWQRIQTGLQKAKELKLYILLKNDYTIVITPGGAVYFNTTGNAAMATGGMGDVLTGVITSLLAQKYSPEKACIIGAYIHGKAGDELALTNKLNVVMPGQVLVRLPTTMAKLMA; encoded by the coding sequence ATGTTACCATTGTTAACCGCACCCCAAATTCGCGAAGCTGATGCTTACACAATTGCCAATGAACCCATAAGTTCAATCGATTTAATGGAGCGGGCCGCAAAAGCGTTTGTGGGTTGGTTTCTGAATCATTTTCCTGATAAAAAGAAAACTATCACGGTTTATTGCGGTACTGGCAATAACGGAGGCGATGGGCTTGCGATAGCACGGATGCTGGATGACCACCAATATAAAAAACTGAAGGTAAAAGTAGCCCGGTTTTCAGACAAAGCTTCTGATGATTTTAACGCCAATTTAAAACGACTCCGCCAAACGGGCATCCCAATTACAGAGATTAGGCCGGGAGATAGTTTCACAAGCGATGAAAGTGGCGTTATTATAGATGCGTTATTAGGTACCGGCTTAAATAAGCCACTTGAAGGCGACTATAAAAAACTGGTAAGCCATATAAACAGCCTGGGAAAAACCGTGGTTGCAGTTGATGTGCCGACCGGATTTTTTTCAGAAGGCGAGATTCCTGCAAATACCTTAGCTTTAAGGACAGATCTTGTTATTACTTTCCAGCAGCCTAAAATTAACTTTTTATTACCTGAGTCAGCCGAATGGATCGAATGCTGGGAAGCAGTTAATATCGGTATAGATGAGAAATTTGTGCATTCATTAAAATCACCTTACCAGGCTGTTGAGGAGAAAGATATTCGCCGGCTGTTAAGGCCAAGGCATAAGTTTACCAATAAAGGGACTTACGGGCACGCACTTTTGGTAGCTGGCCAGGAAGAAACAATGGGGGCGGCTTTACTGAGCGCTGCAGCTTGTTCTTATGCGGGTGCCGGACTAACTACAGCCTGTGTGCCTAAAAGTGGGTTGAACGCTTTAAATAGCTACATGCCCGAGCTTATGGCAATAGTAAGAAATGGCGCAGAGATTCCCCTTATTGAATGGGGTAAATTTAGTTCGATAGGGATTGGTCCGGGGCTGGGCAAAACGGAAGAATCAATGGCTTTATTTGCTGATATTTTATCTAATTGCAAAAGGCCGATGGTAATTGACGCTGATGCACTTAACTTACTTGCTCAGTACCGGGAACTTTGGAGCGGCATTCCTGAAAATAGCATCCTGACCCCGCACATGAAGGAGTTTGACCGGCTTTTTGGCGAGCACACCAGCTGGTGGCAACGCATTCAAACCGGGCTGCAAAAGGCGAAGGAGCTAAAGCTGTACATTTTACTCAAAAACGATTATACTATAGTTATAACACCCGGGGGGGCAGTATATTTCAACACAACAGGGAATGCTGCGATGGCTACCGGGGGAATGGGCGACGTGCTTACAGGCGTAATTACTTCTTTACTGGCGCAAAAATATTCGCCGGAAAAAGCTTGTATCATCGGCGCTTATATTCATGGAAAAGCCGGGGATGAGCTTGCCTTAACTAACAAACTGAATGTGGTGATGCCCGGGCAGGTTTTAGTTCGTTTGCCAACAACAATGGCAAAATTAATGGCATAA
- a CDS encoding anti-sigma factor has protein sequence MKRRKVEDIKAYIESGILELYVLGDVSPEEKLQVETMASKHPSIKAELDEIELSMEMYAEHNAVEPAENLKSRVLNSILTNFSDDYNFDTKAAPAIDNVVAFTAPKTNNFYKYAFAACLALLIASGIALMNLYNKLQESTTQLAALQVDKQHFANRVNLVEGELSVLRDPSFKFLKLNPTVHAPATAAVTIAWSPVKKKVMIDMANVKMPANDKDHQYQLWAIVAGKPVDLGVFDANPDSTDMKEMKTIAAVKTDAFAVTLEPRGGSVNPTMDQMMVLGKF, from the coding sequence TTGAAAAGGCGGAAAGTGGAAGATATTAAAGCATATATAGAATCAGGCATTTTGGAACTTTATGTTCTGGGAGATGTATCTCCGGAAGAAAAGTTACAGGTGGAAACCATGGCCTCAAAACATCCTTCAATTAAAGCTGAACTGGATGAAATTGAGCTGTCAATGGAGATGTATGCAGAACATAACGCTGTTGAACCTGCTGAAAATTTAAAGAGCAGGGTTCTAAACAGCATACTTACAAATTTTAGCGACGACTATAATTTTGATACAAAGGCAGCACCTGCTATAGATAATGTAGTTGCATTTACAGCTCCCAAAACAAATAATTTTTATAAATATGCGTTTGCTGCATGCCTTGCTTTATTAATTGCAAGTGGTATAGCTTTAATGAATTTATACAATAAATTACAGGAATCAACCACCCAGCTTGCTGCATTACAAGTTGACAAGCAACATTTTGCTAACCGTGTAAACCTGGTAGAAGGAGAACTAAGTGTCCTTCGAGACCCTTCATTTAAATTTCTGAAATTAAACCCAACGGTGCATGCCCCTGCAACTGCTGCAGTAACTATTGCCTGGAGCCCGGTTAAGAAAAAAGTGATGATTGATATGGCTAATGTAAAAATGCCGGCGAACGACAAGGATCACCAGTATCAGCTATGGGCTATTGTTGCCGGCAAGCCTGTTGATTTAGGCGTATTTGACGCCAATCCGGACTCTACCGATATGAAAGAGATGAAAACCATTGCTGCTGTAAAAACCGATGCTTTTGCAGTTACCCTTGAGCCACGTGGCGGCAGCGTAAACCCTACGATGGATCAGATGATGGTGTTGGGTAAGTTTTAA